The Drosophila sulfurigaster albostrigata strain 15112-1811.04 chromosome 3, ASM2355843v2, whole genome shotgun sequence genomic sequence cttgattttattgtGACTAATATCCAGTACTTCCAATTCGCGTAGATTCTTAAATTGATTGCGTTTAAGGTTCTCCAGTTGATTGCCATGCAAGTCCAAGGTTTTTAGTTTGCGCAAAGGTTGAAATGTTTCCACGGGCAAATCACTTAGACGTCCATTTGTGAGTCGcataatttctaatttattagTAATCTCTTGTCCCAAAAAGAGATCCTTTGGTAGTTGTTCGAAAGCATGTCCTTCAATGACAATTTGGCTAGTTTTGCCCAGGATCTGTAAAAGTTTTTTGATTGCTTAACATATGATACATTTTAGACGTGACATCATTACTTACGCCAAAGCCCAGCGGACCAATGTGACTCAGATTTGTGTGAATCAAGTGGAGTCGCTCTAAAGTATTATTCATGCCATAAAACACATAGTCATCGATGGTTGCAAGCGGTGTCTCCTCAATGATTAAAACACGCGCCTTTACATGAGCAAAGAGCGGTCCAAAAAGACGCACTATAATAAACGATAAAAATTAGCATTCtccaattattcaattattaaaacagCTTACCAAAGTGCCCCTTGTAGATGGTCAACTCTTCAATGGGCATCTCCAGCGATGCCAAGTTCTGCAGGGCCACTGATAAAGTGGCCAAATTGGTGTTTTCACAACGCACGAAGAGTCCATCGTCACTGCCCTTGGTGCACAGGCAGGGGTACAAGATCTGAGGtctgcacaacaacaaaattcattaaattatgaaatattgatagtataaaatgtacaatttttCTGTTAAGCCAAAACTTACAAAACTAACAAATAATCCGAAAAGCGAGTTTACACGTTAATTTCCATAATTGGATATTCtagataatatttaatatcttAATTGTATATAGCAGCTAATGGTACTTTTATTTAGTGTAAAAAAAGGGAGTGCTGTTAcgaatgcaattaaatataattgcaattaattctAATAGCTAAGAGTATATGGTAGTTACCCTGTAGAACTGGAGGTGTCGATTGGCCATGGTACTTACTAAAGTGACCCTATAGTAAtcgaacgtcgaaccaccTAGTCGACTCGACCCGATTGTGTTTTATTCGTAGACAATATACAAGTTTTCTTCCAGTCCCGTCTTGTGTAGACACAAGATGCGAAAAGAATTTATCATTTCAGTTTGCCGTATATGCGGAACTGATTTTATACAAGAAACGTCGAGTATAAATTCTGTTCGAGAAAAGTAGGCGTTAGGGAAATTTCGCGTTGCGCTAAGAGGGCGCGACACCAGACTCAATGCAAGAAGCATTCTACAAGACGAGTCATCTAACGATCTACAGAAAATTCTTGCAGTCTCGGTCTTGGCATGACACGAAACACAATTGGGGAGTTTGCGATTGGCCCTGGATAAGTGCTTACCTCGTCGATCACTACCTAGATTAACCCTATAGTAAtcgaacgtcgaaccaccTAGAGTCGACTCGAGTTTGCGATTGGCCCTGGATAAGTGCTTAGTAAGCACTGCTTACCTCGTCGATCACTACCTGGGTACTTACTAGATTAACCCTATAGTAAtcgaacgtcgaaccacctagttaataaatatatgcgcATTAAAGCATAACCAagcattgcttttgtttttgttattttgtggaaaAAGCATACACAAGTTTAAAGACAAAACTTCGATTATGCTTTATATCGCTGTTTGTTTACgcgtctttgttttattttgtgctactCTTTTGATCAAACGCAGCTGTGTTTGCTGGCTGATGAAATTTTTGCAAGCATTTGAGTTTAGAAGTGCAAAGCGGATCCGCGATCAATTATTAGGTgagttacttaaaaaataatttatgtatgtattatatgtttaatgtgtaaatattaaataaacagataATAAAAGAACGTCAAGCAGTTAGCATAATGTATATGTAGTTAtacagtgcactgcagtgGAAAGCGACAATGTGCCTAAGGAAGAGGAAGTGGAAATTATGACAGAAAATCTACGTTATGGAAATGCGGGGAATGCGGACCTTAAAAAAGAAGACAATTTCTTTGGtgagtattttaaaagataattatttaataatcattatcCACTTCAatctattaaaactttttgaatCCTTTTTATTTCCAGATTCAATAACTGAGAACCAGTTGAGAAAGGCCTTGCAGCTCCAAAAAACgatattttaaaactcaaggtgccttaaagtaataaaagtatccgacttattaaaataaagaaaaaataaaattaaacaaaaactgtaattgtaattgtaactttttttaaatttataatggcCGACCCCTCCATGGGGTCCgatgtaagcacttattttaccgACCCTTCAATGGGGTCCtatgtaagcacttattttaccgGCCGTTCCATGGGGCCTAATGTAAGTAGTTTCTTTAAAGACCCTATTTCACTAGTTCGTGGGTAATCGAGGCGGTGGCGATAGACCCTATTTGCGgacatttcatacaaaaacggaaattaaacaagtaagaaagttacagtcgagtgtgctcgactgtgagatacccgctacccatttttaataagggcaaaatattgcggtattattttcaaaatataccgaaaatactaaaaaaatactaaaaatataccaaattgtatgtttggtatatcgatacagcacaccattcaaaatataccatagacggcacaatgtaccagattgtcggtcaaagcaactaagggccctagtaagtaggcgtttttgcccatacaaaagtatttctttaataacatccacaatttttatctgatcgcaaccaaattttcagggatcataactactatagtaattatagtatataccaaaattcacaactctagcttcaaaattacgcttgttattcgatttttttgatttgcgggggcggaagtgggcgtggcaaaaatttgaaacaaacttgatctgcgtgcaaacataacaaatgctgtcgaaaattatagctctatctcttatagtctctgagatctaggtgttcatacggacagacacacagacggacagacggacatggctatatcgtctcggctgttgacgctgatcaagaatatatatactttatagggtcggagatgcctccttctacctgttacatacatttcctgccggcacaaagttataatacccttctaccctatgggtagcgggtataaaacgCATAGCGGACGCCACTTTGTAAGTAGTAACTGGCTCCTGGTAATTGCTTATTTCACCAGCAACGAACTAGCGCTCAGAACTGCAGGGTAGGAACTTACTTCTTGGGACATTTATATTCGGGTTCGCCGTAAACGTATTCAGACCGGACCAAAGCGAATAACTGCAGCACGCAGAGAACAAGTATGCGCAGGCGTAGCTGAATCATGGTCAACTTATTAACttgttatttctttgtttgtaTATTGGTATTGTTGTGGTGTCGTCAGCGAATTGTTTTAGCCATGGCAAGAGCGAGTTTGTTGCTTGAGTCTCTTGATTTGTCGAGTACCGATTAACTGTAACACATTAGCGAGCAAGCTGCAAACGAAAATATCCAGAATTAACCCATTTTATTCGTATGAATAAGAGTTAACACATCATTATTAACTGTTTCTTTCgtcacttttactttttttaagcTGCGCTCGCGCAACAGGTTCCGCTTCTCTTTAACTCTGCTTCGCAACTGTTCGCTCGCTTCAACTGACTTTGTTTATATgctgaattttaattattcgtgcacataataaatttataaatgtgcGCCAATTTTCACTCATTgttatatgcaaatttaaattaattttactttgcaaattgtaaatatttattttaataacgaAAACAAGAAACTGCAACGCGCAATCATTTTTGAAAGCAGTTGGCAGCGCTTAAGTTGTCAAAACGATAGTTCGAACATCGATATACAGCACATGCAACCATATtcagacagcgacagcagtgcaaaagcaaaatcaacgcgctaaataaaaaatttttgcCCGGTTATTAAGCAATTTGTCTTTGTTGTGAACATCTAACGTAAGTAATATTGCGCTATAAAACGCAATAGCAAACTGTGCACTTGTAAAACAATCCAAAATTAGgattttgtaaattgaagaaaGTGGACATTGTTCACGTTTTGTTCTTTGACGACGGGGAGAAATACTGACTTCGCCCGATTCAGCCGCCATCGTACGAATAGCCAATCGCAGCTCGCGctactcacacatacactacTTTGCTCTAAAAATCCGTGTACATACACGTCTGTTTGCGCATGTATTTGTGTCTAGGGAGAACGCGAGTTATTTGCTGCCGCCCGTTTTATTGGCGGCAAAAAGTGCGTAATTCTAGTTGGAACTTATCAACTAATCTTCCAATAACATTTCATCCACAGGCTTATagcataaaatacaacaatgaGTTACGCTGCAGATGTTTTGAATGCTGCTCATCTCGAGCTACATGGTGGTGGCGATGCTGAGCTGCGTCGCCCCTTTGATCCCACCGCCCACGATCTGGACGCATCTTTCCGCCTGACACGTTTCGCCGACTTGAAGGGACGTGGCTGCAAAGTGCCGCAAGAGGTGCTTTCCAAACTGGTGTCAGCACTGCAGCAGGATTACTCTGCTCAGGATCAGGAGGCTCAGTTCCTTAACGTGGCCATTCCCCGCATTGGCATCGGACTCGATTGTGCCGTCATTCCGCTGCGCCATGGCGGCTTGTGCCTGGTCCAGACCACCGACTTCTTCTATCCCATCGTCGATGATCCCTACATGATGGGCAAAATTGCGTGCGCCAATGTGCTTAGTGATTTGTATGCGATGGGTGTCACTGATTGTGACAATATGCTAATGTTGCTTGCAGTCAGCACCAAGATGACAGAGAAGGAGCGCGATGTGGTGATTCCACTGATAATGCGTGGCTTTAAAGACTCCGCTTTGGAGGCGGGTACTACCGTCACTGGCGGACAGAGCGTTGTCAATCCCTGGTGCACCATTGGCGGCGTCGCTTCCACTATTTGCCAACCCAATGAGTACATTGTGCCCGATAACGCTGTGGTCGGCGACGTGTTGGTGCTGACCAAGCCACTGGGCACCCAAGTAGCCGTAAATGCGCATCAGTGGATCGATCAGCCAGAGCGCTGGAATCGCATTAAGCTCGTCGTCTCCGAGGAGGATGTGCGCAAGGCTTATCACCGTGCCATGAGCTCCATGTCGCGTTTGAATCGCGTAGCCGCCCGACTAATGCACAAGTACAATGCCCATGGTGCTACGGATATCACCGGCTTTGGTCTTCTGGGTCATGCCCAGACTCTGGCCGCCCATCAGAAGAAGGACGTGTCCTTTGTTATACACAATCTTCCCGTGATTGCCAAGATGGCCGCTGTAGCCAAGGCATGCGGCAACATGTTCCAGCTGCTGCAAGGACATTCCGCTGAAACGTCGGGTGGATTGCTCATCTGCTTGCCACGCGAACAGGCGGCTGCCTATTGCAAGGACATTGAGAAACAGGAGGGATACCAGGCCTGGATCATTGGCATTGTGGAAAAGGGTAACAAAACGGCACGCATCATCGATAAGCCACGTGTCATTGAGGTGCCCGCCAAGGATTAgattcctttttttctttatacatatgtatttcttATTGAGCACAGCCAATGTTTTCGTGCTTGCTGCGGGAGAGCTCTCAAGTTACAACGCAATTTATGAGTGAACTAAGTTACCGTTTTTTGTAAAAGGAAATGCTaaactacatatacatacaacatttattaataataacaaactcTGATCTATTACGAAATCCATGGACAccgctaataataatatgaatgaataaataaaatacacttgACTTTTTTGTCGggagcaaaatgcaaatacaaaagcactcactttatttacaatttagcCGCCAAGCCAAAAGCTccccatgtgtgtgtgtgtttgatttgTACAGACTACAACGCAAAAAATAAGCTTTTGTTGAGCAGATCTTTGACAGCGCCAATTGGATGCTTTGCTGAGCGAATTCTAAAATGTGAGCGCAACAGGTCTGATCGTATTTGTCGTTTGACTTTGAGTATAGTGCGCATGACGTCACAAACTCAAATATTTGAGTTAGAAATTCGCATGTATTTTGGCTTACTGAGTGAGGTTTTAAGTATTGAAGTTGGTTcttcattattaaattaaaatggtaattgaaaatgcaatgcaatacatttaaaatgtaaacaagtATATTTctaaaacttttcaaatataacttttacaaattgaatttgatttgttacGTTTTGTTGCTAAACAATGCAGTGACGTATGCGCAGCTAGattgagagcgagagagtgcgagagcaAGTGAGCAGCAAACGTCTAGTATAACCTGCAGGTCAGTCCATTGTGGATCCGACTCGATCTCTGCGCTGCTCTGCTCACAGCAAGTGCAAAATTGATGCCTCAGTCAGTACTGCACAAACCAGCGACGCGCGTACGCGTATTGAAAGCAAAGCTGTTCCGTTACCGTTACGTTTTGTAGTAGTCGTCTCACGAATACATCTACTAACAActaaaaagcacacacacttacatatacAAAACGAATTTCTAAGACTAACGCGCCCGCGCATTGTAGCAATATATCTTTTGGCTGAACACTGAACTCGCTGTCGACGCCGctgtcagcaacaacaacaagaccgAGGCAAAAGTCTGCAACCATTCATTTTGGGTTTTGGAAAAGTGCACAGTGAGTGTTTtgtgaatttataatttgaatgcatATGTAGTAGTGGATGTGCAAGTAAGCGtcaatgtgtgcgtgtatcAACGGAATCTAGCTATCTATTGAACTGTCAGACGAGCTTAGAAAACAAACTGATGACGGCGACAAACGCACAAAGTAGAAACGAGTTTCAGTTTTTCCCTACGTATACGtgatgtatatacatatgtctgtatgtgtgtataatgTAGCTGTATCTATTGTAACATGTAATTGTGTGTATGCGCACTCTACAAGCAAagagaaattcaatttgtgatcaataaaaatacgcATTGCTTTTTTGTATCCGCATCGCATCCTCttcatgtatttttatatgcattacGTTGGGTTGCGATGAATCATGTACAAAATTTGGAGGAGGAGAAGCGCactcgttttattttgtatttttgggtttttttttcaatttcgtatcaagagcaacaacaaacagcagtaTTGAAAGCCAAAAGAACAGTGGCAGTGAactatttttagaattatttgttttcatacacacacacatacaacagaCACAACTCTTGTTGGCAAAAGCATCGCAATGAACAAAAAGGCGACGAAAACATTATTTGCCTGCGAAGCAGCCATTCTTTTGCCACGCTCCctgtctttctctttctttctagTATTTCGCtggtaaattgaaatttaaatcaaaaagcgaacaacaataattataacGACCAATCTTTTACATTAGCTTATTTTGagtcaatttaaattagccAAGTTCAAACGGTGTCTGTGTTGCTTATTTATGCTGCTTTCAATATATTGCTGACTCGATTGAACTGTGCGCTGACTGCGTAGGTGGCAGAGGAggcgagaacaacaacaacaacaaagaaggCAGCGTCATCAGCGCCACACAAATTGGCAAcccaacaaacacacacaatcagGCGCTAgaacttgcacacacacacacacatttgcaagAGTtatgtgcgtatgtgtgtgcgagttgTACGCCTTTTTTCGCCTacgttttcaatttgattttcggctatttcagcaacagcaacaacaccttgctttgctttactcATTTCGGTTATTTCAAACTTGTTGTTCGTTCgctattttgtttattttatgtttgcctACGTATTTCTGCCGCAAGCATTCTGCGAGCCGAACCACCGCCCCCTCCTCCCACTCTAATGCCAGACACAAACAGCAAGAGTAACAGCAACATGTTCCCACTTTTGTTGTCTCTCGTTCCGATTATATGAGATCATTTTGAATTgtatgcaaaaacaaaaacacacgcaTGCATACAAAGATACATgttagcacacacacacacacacacacacacgcagctaAATGCTCCAACTTGTGCTCTCAGcgtgctcttgttgttgtgtagtTGCGTGCTTTGTTGTTAGTGTtctaagaaaataaattcacCTCAAAGCGCCACTGAAAAACGTGCTGTGTGTGATCACAGATCAGGCGTCAATTAGACGCAgcc encodes the following:
- the LOC133844339 gene encoding inactive selenide, water dikinase-like protein, which codes for MSYAADVLNAAHLELHGGGDAELRRPFDPTAHDLDASFRLTRFADLKGRGCKVPQEVLSKLVSALQQDYSAQDQEAQFLNVAIPRIGIGLDCAVIPLRHGGLCLVQTTDFFYPIVDDPYMMGKIACANVLSDLYAMGVTDCDNMLMLLAVSTKMTEKERDVVIPLIMRGFKDSALEAGTTVTGGQSVVNPWCTIGGVASTICQPNEYIVPDNAVVGDVLVLTKPLGTQVAVNAHQWIDQPERWNRIKLVVSEEDVRKAYHRAMSSMSRLNRVAARLMHKYNAHGATDITGFGLLGHAQTLAAHQKKDVSFVIHNLPVIAKMAAVAKACGNMFQLLQGHSAETSGGLLICLPREQAAAYCKDIEKQEGYQAWIIGIVEKGNKTARIIDKPRVIEVPAKD